The DNA segment ATTGTCACAAGATTTGAGGATAAACTATAATAACTGGCAATATTTTGTGtgagaaatgtttttatacacGTAGTTCCGGAACAGGCCGTGTTGTGTCTTGTCACGAAAATTCTCATTTAATTACTTAGCAAGTACTGACCATAAGAATCATTTAGTTTGAAATTAATGCCAATTTATCTGGTGTACTTCAtctgtttttttaaatgaagtttttttgaaaactaacTGTCACTAACGTGGACTTGCGTTTCAAAGGGTCACTGACTGCTTTACACCGAAATGTAACATATcgacataaaatgttttgttcaaCGCGGAATTTTATCCGTAAATCTATAGTTTCTGATCCATAAATTCTTATTGTAACTGgctgcaaataaaacaacttcgAAATAGTTATTTTCTTACGATccaaagtttaacaaatttgAGTTTTTATCGCGTACGGTATTAAAGATAACAGATAACACGCAAATTATTTCGCAATTTACATCGCATGATTCGCTAACCACGTATCCAGACGTTATATCGAATTCATATACATGCTACTCACCTGAGCGAAATCGTTACAATCCGATgcctaaaacgtttgcaatttCAAAACGTATAAAAGTGggtcgacaatttccattgttaattACACAagatcaaaaaaatcttgccacccagacggtaactcggaaagggttTATTATAGAGAGGGGAACTCCATTTTTCGTTCTTTTCTGGCATTACGAGCAGGTAGGGAAAGCTGCACGAGCTGTTGCGTTAAAAAGAAGCAATTAAATGCAATCtacaaaatatgtttaaatatCTCTAAAGAATTAGAAGAAAATTTTCGAGGTAAAGctatgttatatgttgtcacGAATTGGCCTATCTTTTAGTCATCTTTTTGTTAATCGGCATTCAGCCATAGAACGTGCAAAAATCCCTCCCGAAGTTGCAATGCTTACAAATTACTTCTTGCCAAGTTGTAAGCAAAATCTACACTGGTGGAATTATGCGAGCGCGTTGTTTGATGAATTGATCCATCCATGCATTGTTAAATTACATGTCAGCATTTGtatatgtataggcctatgtcaAGACACTTGGGTGTACCGGGTCGCTTTGAAATTAAGCCGAGAATTTTTTGATCGTTTTTCTTGTCTGACCTAAACGTTATTCATGTTTTCAGGAATCCACTGAGCTTTCGTTTTCAGGACTGAATATTTGTAGTCTGACTCATGCCCTGAAATCTTTCATGCAAAGTATGATCATATAGTTTTGAGCTAGTTTGCGATATCGTGCGGAGTGGAATAGATTTTTCGAAGAGATTTTAGATTCAAAATTACGTTATTGTAACGTATCATGTCAAATGAAGAATTAAACTATGAAGGTTATAGGGAAAAATCTGCACAATTCCAGCATAATAGTTTCCGGGGTAAGTCGTCCCCTCCCTTTCAATGAGGTAATAGATAGGCGCTGTCGGAGGAACAACTTTTAAGCAAAccaataacaatttaataatttaagctaaaatatACCAAGACCAGTCTGCTTAGCTCTCCGATTTCTATAACGTGGAAAGTTGACTCGCTGACCTTGAAAAGACGGATATTAGAGACGTCTTCGAATGACAAGAAGTttgcttttatgttttaacTGCAATGGGTTGCACGTAACGCACTTATTCAAAAATACCGGGAGTCTGTTGTAGAAGCCACAAATATATTGCTTAATACACTTTTACCGGTTACCACCGACTTTCGTTGCTGCATTTTCCGCTAACAAGTAAAACTTTATCAAGTGTGTTTATACGAAAAAAAATCGTATATTTCTTTTGGTTACCTCAAGGTAAAAGCTTAAAACTCGTTAACAACAGCAACTATTAAATACGTGTAACAGGAGCATTAGTATAGATTATGTTCCTTCTTCAATTAAAAGTGATTTCTTTTAGGTCAAATTTATCGTCAATATCAAGAAACTTAATATTGGAGATTGGACGATATCGATGATTGAAGTCAAAGATGTGTTTGTCGTCGACGTAAACATGAAATGCTTCCCTGTCAGCTGAAATCTTCATCTgtaaaaggttttatttttacccaaagtttaaaaaaccttttttcttttttgcttttttctcaGAGTCCTCACCTTAAACTCTTGACCAATTGAAAATGGGTAATAGTTTGTATTTAACGTTAATTCTTCTTTTGCGTTCCAACTACCATCGTAATAAGCATTTCTTACAATATGTTGCCTTTCTATACGGAACGACATATGAAAGTAAATAGTTTCTGACGAATCGGGTTTGAAATCCACTGTAGGCCTGAAAAATATGAAGGTCTTTTTACAAACCTGATATATTAGAGTATTAGACTATTTCAAATGATTGACACCAAAATGATTCTGTGCTTTACCATGGCGAGTTTGTCGTTGGCGTTGCTTTGATGGTCACCGTGTGATTTTCCATCGATTCATAAGGTACAAGAAATTGTGAAGTGCTCTACagaataaatttcaataacTTACGTTCGACATTGTTGATAAATCACTGTTATTTGCTTACAATAACGTTGCCAAATGGTGGCGCAAAAGTACAGTTGTCCACTTCGCATTTGCAAGTCGACGacaaaacatagaaatcatacaactttttcactttaAACAGCTCCGAGCAGTTTACTTGAGGTTCTGGAAAACAGtcgttttgaaaaaatttacaagttttttaaacGCACCTTTATAGAAATATGTTTCTAGTGCTGCTGATGTTACGTGGCTATTAAGTTTCACGCAAAACTTTCTGCCCGGTTTATTTGTGGACGATATTTTTGACAGAAtgcttatttaaaaacattttacttttgAGTTTTACCTTCGACTTCGCACGATCCTTTAAGACTCATTATCTGACTTTGTTGGATCATCTTGTCATCTTGAGCTTGCTGTAACTGGTGACAAATACAACAAGCCAATGCTTTAATTTCAGGATAGTCACAAATACTTCTTTTTCAGTGGCGTTTATTTTTTAGCAGGGTTGTTGATAGGAGAATTATCTTCATCCCGTTCCAGCATCTAATAGTCCCGTCCCgaatttgaaatgttttattattgaGTGTCGCTATTTCACCGTAaataggtcacgcagcctatGGTTAAAGATAAGCGGTTAGGTTGGGAGAATGGGTATTCAAAAAGTTGATATTAGCTATTCAAGGTTTTACTGGAGTTAGATTTACTTTACAGTAAATTAGAAGGCAGGTTAAGGTTAAGTTTAGGCTACTATGTtacaacatttaagttaggttaacaagaaactgtgaaaaatgcTTCGAACGCGcaatttttctggtgaaatagtagTGAGAGAAATAGCAGCCTTTATTATTTCTCAGTATATACTAAAATTAACCGTCCATAAGATACGAGGCAAATCCCTTGTCCACAGTTTTATGTCTCATCCTGCGCAAAACGTATTCCCATGGACAACCCTGAGTTTATAACTGCTGCTAAAACTTACCTTAGCAAAAGCCACTATGGCTAAAATTGTTACTATAGTGGCAAATATCGAAACGAGAACAGCGATCAATTTCCATTTATTTGTACCACATTCTACTTTAATCCATC comes from the Clavelina lepadiformis chromosome 5, kaClaLepa1.1, whole genome shotgun sequence genome and includes:
- the LOC143459824 gene encoding galectin-3-like isoform X2, which codes for MVNSETRYNKFDGGFEDDERNLSTISRWIKVECGTNKWKLIAVLVSIFATIVTILAIVAFAKLQQAQDDKMIQQSQIMSLKGSCEVEEPQVNCSELFKVKKLYDFYVLSSTCKCEVDNCTFAPPFGNVISTSQFLVPYESMENHTVTIKATPTTNSPWPTVDFKPDSSETIYFHMSFRIERQHIVRNAYYDGSWNAKEELTLNTNYYPFSIGQEFKMKISADREAFHVYVDDKHIFDFNHRYRPISNIKFLDIDDKFDLKEITFN
- the LOC143459824 gene encoding galectin-3-like isoform X1, with translation MVNSETRYNKFDGGFEDDERNLSATISRWIKVECGTNKWKLIAVLVSIFATIVTILAIVAFAKLQQAQDDKMIQQSQIMSLKGSCEVEEPQVNCSELFKVKKLYDFYVLSSTCKCEVDNCTFAPPFGNVISTSQFLVPYESMENHTVTIKATPTTNSPWPTVDFKPDSSETIYFHMSFRIERQHIVRNAYYDGSWNAKEELTLNTNYYPFSIGQEFKMKISADREAFHVYVDDKHIFDFNHRYRPISNIKFLDIDDKFDLKEITFN